In Mustela nigripes isolate SB6536 chromosome 10, MUSNIG.SB6536, whole genome shotgun sequence, one DNA window encodes the following:
- the BCAN gene encoding brevican core protein has product MAPRFLPLLAALALAQGPVALADALEGDSSEDRAFRVRIAGNAPLQGVLGGALTIPCHVHYLRPPLGRRAVLGSPRVKWTFLSGGREAEVLVARGLRVKVSEAYRFRVALPAYPASLTDVSLALSELRPNDSGIYRCEVQHGIDDSSDAVEVKVKGVVFLYREGSARYAFSFTGAQEACARIGARIATPEQLYAAYLGGYEQCDAGWLSDQTVRYPIQTPREACYGDMDGFPGVRNYGVVDPDDLYDVYCYAEDLNGELFLGAPADKLTLEEARAYCRERGAEIATTGQLYAAWDGGLDRCSPGWLADGSVRYPIVTPSQRCGGGLPGVKTLFLFPNQTGFPNKHSRFNVYCFRDSAQPSAMPETSDPASDPASDGLEAIVTVTETLEELQLPQEAVESESRGAIYSIPIVEDGAGGSSTPEDPAEAPRTHLEFEPPSVVPPLGSSEEEGKALEEEEKYTDEEEEDEEEEEVEDEALWAWHSELSSPDPETLLPTEPALEESLSRASPPPASAVLQPAASPHPDGETKAPGPPRVLGPPTETLPTPRNGKLTPPPPSTPAGEREVGEEAGGPELSGVPRGESEEAGSSEDTPALLPATRAPEGARELEAPSEENSGRTVPAGTSVRVQPVLPTDSASRGGVAVAPSSGDCVPSPCHNGGTCLEEEEGVRCLCLPGYGGDLCDVGLRFCSPGWDAFQGACYKHFSTRRSWEEAETQCRLFGAHLASIRTPEEQDFINSRYREYQWIGLNDRTIEGDFLWSDGVPLLYENWNPGQPDSYFLSGENCVVMVWHDQGQWSDVPCNYHLSYTCKMGLVSCGPPPELPLAQVFGRPRLRYEVDTVLRYRCREGLTQRNLPLIRCQENGRWEPPQISCVPKRPARALHSLKAPEGHQGGLPGRWKALLTPPSSPAPGP; this is encoded by the exons ATGGCCCCACGGTTCCTGCCCCTGCTGGCAGCTCTGGCCCTGGCCCAGGGCCCTGTGGCCTTAGCTGATGCCCTGGAGGGGGACAGCTCAG aggacCGGGCCTTCCGCGTGCGCATCGCGGGCAACGCGCCACTGCAGGGCGTGCTGGGCGGCGCCCTCACCATCCCCTGCCACGTCCACTACCTGCGGCCGCCGCTGGGCCGCCGGGCCGTGCTGGGCTCCCCGCGGGTCAAGTGGACCTTCCTGTCGGGGGGCCGCGAGGCCGAGGTGCTGGTGGCGCGGGGGCTGCGCGTCAAGGTGAGCGAGGCCTACCGGTTCCGCGTGGCGCTGCCGGCCTACCCCGCGTCGCTCACCGACGTGTCCCTGGCGCTGAGCGAGCTGCGGCCCAACGACTCGGGCATCTACCGCTGCGAAGTCCAGCACGGCATAGACGACAGCAGCGACGCCGTGGAGGTCAAGGTCAAAG GGGTCGTCTTTCTCTACCGGGAAGGCTCTGCCCGCTATGCTTTCTCCTTCACGGGGGCCCAGGAGGCCTGTGCCCGCATCGGAGCCCGCATCGCCACCCCGGAGCAGCTCTACGCTGCCTACCTCGGGGGCTATGAGCAGTGTGACGCTGGCTGGCTGTCCGACCAGACCGTGAG GTATCCCATCCAGACCCCACGAGAAGCCTGCTATGGAGACATGGATGGCTTCCCCGGGGTCCGGAACTACGGAGTGGTGGACCCGGACGACCTCTATGATGTCTACTGCTATGCCGAAGACCTAAATG gaGAGCTGTTCCTGGGTGCCCCTGCAGACAAGCTGACGCTGGAGGAGGCACGGGCGTACTGCCGGGAGCGGGGTGCGGAGATCGCCACCACCGGCCAGCTATACGCCGCCTGGGACGGCGGCCTGGACCGCTGCAGCCCAGGCTGGCTGGCCGACGGCAGTGTCCGCTACCCCATCGTCACGCCCAGCCAGCGCTGCGGGGGAGGCCTGCCTGGTGTCAAGAcgctcttcctcttccccaaccAGACTGGCTTTCCCAACAAGCACAGCCGCTTCAACGTCTACTGCTTCCGAG ACTCTGCCCAGCCGTCCGCCATGCCTGAGACGTCGGACCCAGCTTCGGACCCGGCCTCTGATGGGCTGGAGGCCATTGTCACGGTGACAGAGACCCTGGAGGAACTCCAGCTGCCTCAGGAGGCTGTGGAGAGCGAGTCCCGGGGAGCCATCTACTCCATCCCCATCGTGGAGGATGGAGCGGGTGGTAGCTCCACTCCAGAAGACCCCGCAGAGGCCCCGAGAACCCACCTTG AATTCGAACCGCCATCCGTTGTCCCTCCCCTGGGGTCCTCCGAAGAGGAAGGCAAGGCtttggaggaagaagagaaatacacagatgaagaggaagaagacgaggaagaggaggaggtggaagaTGAGGCCCTGTGGGCCTGGCACAGTGAGCTCAGCAGCCCAGACCCGGAGACTCTTCTCCCCACGGAGCCAGCCCTAGAGGAATCGCTCTCccgtgcctccccacccccagcgaGTGCAGTCCTACAGCCTGCTGCGTCACCACACCCCGACGGAGAGACAAAGGCTCCTGGGCCTCCGAGGGTCCTTGGACCACCCACTGAGACTCTACCCACCCCCAGGAATGGGAAACTGACACCCCCACCGCCTTCCACTCCGGCcggggagagagaggtgggggaggaggctggtGGTCCTGAGCTGTCTGGGGTCCCTCGAGGAGAGAGTGAGGAGGCAGGGAGCTCTGAGGATACCCCTGCCCTGCTTCCAGCCACACGGGCCCCTGAGGGTGCCAGGGAACTGGAGGCCCCCTCTGAAGAGAATTCTGGAAGAACTGTCCCAGCAGGGACATCAGTGCGGGTGCAGCCAGTGCTGCCCACTGACAGCGCCAGCCGAGGTGGAGTGGCCGTGGCCCCCTCATCAG GTGActgtgtccccagcccctgccacaaTGGTGGGACGtgcttggaggaggaggagggggtccGCTGCCTGTGTTTGCCTGGCTATGGGGGGGACCTGTGTGATGTTG GCCTCCGCTTCTGCAGCCCTGGCTGGGACGCCTTCCAGGGGGCCTGCTACAAGCACTTCTCCACGCggaggagctgggaggaggcGGAGACCCAGTGCCGGCTGTTCGGCGCGCACCTGGCCAGCATCCGCACGCCCGAGGAGCAGGACTTCATCAACA GTCGGTACCGCGAGTACCAGTGGATCGGGCTCAACGACCGGACCATCGAAGGCGATTTCCTGTGGTCAGATGGCGTCCCCCTG ctctatGAGAACTGGAACCCTGGGCAGCCTGACAGCTACTTCCTGTCTGGAGAGAACTGCGTGGTCATGGTGTGGCATGATCAGGGACAGTGGAGTGACGTGCCCTGCAATTACCACCTGTCCTACACCTGCAAGATGGGGCTGG TGTCCTGTGGGCCTCCACCAGAGCTGCCCCTGGCCCAAGTGTTTGGCCGCCCACGGCTGCGCTATGAAGTAGACACGGTGCTTCGTTACCGGTGCCGGGAGGGGCTGACCCAGCGCAACCTGCCGCTGATCCGCTGCCAGGAGAATGGCCGTTGGGAGCCCCCCCAGATCTCCTGTGTGCCCAAGAGGCCT GCTCGAGCTCTGCACTCACTGAAGGCTCCAGAAGGACATCAGGGAGGGCTCCCTGGACGCTGGAAGGCCCTGCTGACCCCTCCTTCCAGTCCTGCTCCGGGTCCCTAG